From the Juglans microcarpa x Juglans regia isolate MS1-56 chromosome 3D, Jm3101_v1.0, whole genome shotgun sequence genome, the window CAccattttgagttgagatgaagcTGCTGGACATAATTCATCTCTGAGCACAAGAAGTACGTAGCTTTAATTTGGGTGACTATAATTATGTACGAAAACTGATCAAATAATGCATAAAAATCTCTATCTATACATGAACACATTTTGAAACAAGCATCGCTTAAAAAGCCCAACAACAGCTAATTAAAAGTATAGACACAAATAATTCTTAGCCTTTAGTTCTGATAATGGTGATTGTTCCTCTTCCTTGTGTGTGGATTCTTGTAAGAGCGACAACAGCTTTCCCAGAAAGCCCAGGACCATCAGGGGACACACATGGCCGACATGCAAAGTCCCCCACCGGATGCCTTACCGGCCTTGTTGGCGGCATTAGTATCCTCTCGTTTATGTCGTTTAAGGTTATGTCCCCTTCAACACCTCCTGGTTTCACCAATGCAAATGGATACACTACCCTTGTTATCACTTTCTTCGCACCCTTAACAGAATCTCctgaataaaaaacaaatacatacaTGTATTAGGCACAAGAAAAGCCTCTCTGGCTCCTGCCTAAacactcagagagagagagagagagagagcgagggaGATGTACCAGCAGGATCTGTGGAGAAGAGGGTTTCTTTGTCGGAAGACTTGGTGCTAGGTTGTCGCTTgtaagaagatgaagaagaatctGTAGCTTCAGGGGCCTGATCTTCTGGGGTTTGTACGTCTGTGATAAGGCTTGCGTCCTCGCTGATTCTGCTCATAATTATTGGCTCATCTATATACAATGTTAATTAATACCACAGCACCACAAGAAAAAACTTCGGAAGATTGATCAATCTGAAATAATTACCTGAGAATCCGTCGACATCGTTAATCTGGCTCAATGAATAAATATTCTCGGACATTCCCCATGAGCTGTTTGAATTCCAGTACTGGCTCTGCATGTGGTTAAAAACAGTAATCCTTAATCTCTGTGAATTAGTCAAGAAAAACCAGTGTGGAAATTTAGCTAGAAAGAAGAAATACCTGCTCAAGATCTTTGAAACCATCATCAGTACGATCATCATCTGTATATGACAGCATGCGTCTTCGTTTGGTTCGGTCCCTAAATTCAACCAAAGCGTCTTCCAAATAGCCGCTCGAAAAATCAGACTCTGGAGGCGAAGTGAATGGTGCAGCATTTCCATCCATGACAACATAAATAGTTAATATACACAATCATATAAGAATTTGGGTACTCCAAGAAGAATTAACTGCAGACAAAGAAAAGTGGGTACCTAAACACATTGTGTCTTGGTTGAGAACTCCAAGGTTGTGAAAATCCCAACCTAGGGAAGAGCTATGGAGGCTGCCAGCATGAGTGTAAGCCAGGGAGTGAAGCTCACCCATTTTGTTGGGAGGGgatgttttgtgtgtgtgtgtcttaaTGAGCCATTAAATGATGAGAAATGGTTCTATTTATGTGCAAGTTGTgccaaaaaagtaaaaaaaaaaaaaaaaaaaaaaaaaaaagttgaagagaAGGAGAATTAGATGATTTCAGAAGCAGCACTGCCGCACAGGCAGCAGTAGTAGTCAGTCAACGGTTGAGAAGGAAGAAATTAAAAGTGGGTGGTGTTTCTTGGGATTCGTGAAATGGGGGTGACCTTTTACTTTCCTTGGTTTTCTATAGTGTGGGGAACTTAATAATTGCAATGGGTATCATATTATGTTTCCTGCATGTAAAAGTGGAAGAGTCATATATATTTGAGGCAAAGACATGCCCATAAAGCCACAATTCAAATTTCagcttttcctcttttttttttttttgttttccaaccGTCTCCCTGTGGTGGGTGTCGTATATGAAGTGGGCCCAGTAAATGGGCATGCTGGTGGGGCCGATGGGTAAGCAAGCATGAAGcatggaagaagaaagaaatacatGTGGTTGGTGTATGGGACCACCTGTTTTTTTTCCGATCATGGGCTTTGAATGGTCCAAGTTTTGTTTACACAGGTGTCACCCACATTGTATTTCGTGtggattttaataataattgatgCGGCATTTAGCAAGTTTGTTTGGTGTGCTTCATTTGTGTATGGTGTTTTGTGCCGAAGATGATTGCCTTTTTTAGCCGAGAGGAGGCAGCGTGAAAACGGGCCGGGCCTGAACATCCAGATTCAAAAGCTGTGGACTCCAAGTCCAAACAAATCTAATTGAAAATCTGGCCCATGAACAGCCTGATTCACACATACACATTATTGTTTGCAACTGTTGGGGGACAGTACCGGCTCGTTTGGAGTTGAGatcagatgaaaattttataaataataataagatagtttaagttaaatattttttgagttttgaaaaaaaaattgaataaaaaatattataaagttaaaaaattgttagaatataattttataatattatttttatttaaaaatttaaaaattttgaattgttttttattttttacttgaaaatttaagaaagttataatgattagtttaaaaatatttgtatttgaattatatttaaaaataaaatataatgagataaaacgatataaaaattttaagacgAGATCTATTTGTAAAGATCCTCTCTTATCTTTGAGGGATCGGCTCACATGTTCAATCCTCTTacggaaaatatatattttaatctatggtcttttattcttatataaattCAACcctatccaaaaaataaaaataaaaataatgcatACGGcagatatttttccaaaattgttGAGCTTTTAAACTTGTACTATATTGACTATTTGACCGAAGTGAAGTTGAAGTCACGTGACTTCCAAGAACACCTTCCCAGAATTATGCACCTCCAAAAAAGCTATTGCAAATAATAAGAGATCTTCGTAACAACGAATGACAAGCAGGCTGGTTTTAGGGCTGCATCTTGCATCCTCCCGTATGCAGCGGACGGACTGGTGGATTAAAGCTCGTTTCAAATGCTGGGAGTACGTGCTGGGCTAGGCCCGTCCAGATTTTACCCCTTCTCTCagcttaatatatattacatatatttaaaaaataattttttaatacaacgGTACCTTTTTATTTTAGGTTAGTACTTTAACTCCCGTTGCAGTtctttcccctctctctctctcatcctctcGACGTCACCGGTCTCTCACAGTCTCACTGTCACCACTTGATCTCTCGGACTCTttctgtctctttctctctctctagtcaTGTGTCATGGTTGCAACTTTGACGATGGGCGAACAGCTTGAGGGTGAATCTGCCTCCAGGGAGGGGACATCCACCCAAGTGGGATTGGGCCGGGGCCGAACTCGCTCCCAGTCCATTCGAGGGCTGGGCTTAGCTACGTGTCCACTAGGGGCGGGTATTTTATTGTTATGACTACCTAATCAGTTTGTGTTTATAGGCAAAGCAATTAATAGTGGTTCCTCTCTTCCAGTACATCAGTGTTTGTATGCCCTATTAATGTctttgttatattatttttcttgctttgaGATGTAAATATGTCCtcattaatttcaattttttccattgtaatttttttattttttattttttatttttttaagtttaggCTCATTGCCTTATCTGGTATGGTAGTGGCTACTATTGAAATGTTGAACACCATTGCTACTAAGTTGGCCATTTATGTTTATGGCCACCCTAGTGACCATGCTGCACTTGTGGATTTGCTCATATTTGGTGCCCTTGGGCTTTGTAAATTCGATAAGCAAGAAGAGATTGGATTTTCCTGGAGGATTGTGCAAGAATAGCGTTCCATGGCTTCAATCTAGCTTCAAGAAGGGCTGTTGTTCCATCTTGGGTCATTGTATTTGGATGAATTTTAGCTGCACCTTGGTGTTTTGGAGGCGTAAGAAATGTCATGGGGGTAATATTAAGGTTGGAATATGGGCCAAATGTGCCAATGATGTAACAATGGGCTGAGCTAAGACCTCTTGGGTTTGCAACAAGTTACTTCGAATCaaagtaatactacatacaatGAGTTGCATGTTATAATGTACACGTGTGTGAGCTTGGGGTTGCCAAAAAAGCAATAAATCAGGCCTATTCCGAGTCTCCGACCCCAAGGGAAAAAGAGAGGCATAAAAAGTGGAGGACAAAATactcaaccctctctctctcctcttctcaTCGCTCTCTTAAGTGAGATAAGCTGGAAAAAATGGATTGTAGAGTTTTTTGGCTGCGAGGGTTGAAAAGAGAGTTAAGAATGAGACATGATGTGTGGTAACATGCAGTTTTAGAAAACTTTCTTACCTACAACTAAATTCAAGTTTGGTATGCAACCTTTCCTCCCTCGAATTGCTAGTAACAGGAAAGGATTTCAGTTTGCAATGTACAATGTTGTAGCTAGTACAAATGCAATACATGAtagaattgaaaagaaatagaaaatgcaTTGTGTCAAAGCCTAAAATCTCCCCACAAGCTGGAAcgggaaaaaaatatcattcccGACACACGGAGGTGGCCTAGATCTCGATGAAGCGGTCCAAAGCCTATGATAGTGGTTTGGGACGTTGATACGGTACATGTACGTACATCCATAGTaataaatagagaaagaatatagaaaatataaatagaggAGATACACAGATTTAAGTAGTTCGGCACATGCCCTACGTCCATGGATCGTTTGGATagcaaatccactataatgaGAGTATTTTATAGTCTCTTATGGTCTCCGTACCTCATTGTACAAATGGAGGTCAGCGGCCCTTTAACctagagaaaagaaatggcGTCTCCTGTCGCGAGGTTGAAGAATATCTTTTTATCTTCTAGTAGTAGTCGTCCAGAAGTCCCCTCTTCCTTTCCATCAAATCCCTCTTTTTTTAAGCCCCTGTCAGTGGTTGGCAAGTAATTCGGTTTTATGTAACTTCATCTCCTTTCTCTCATCTGACTTTCCTTGCGTATCTGACTATCCTTCCTCAGTCTTTGTTCCCTGTTTTGtctcttttctcatttttcccaCTTTCGTACTGGAGATTACTTTTTGGTGGTCTAGCAATGATCTTGGGCCTAGTATTTTTACCCCTACACATTGAGTAGTGAATAtttgttttctccttttctAACACTTTCAATGTTCAACCCACTAATTGAGACAATTATACATAGATGCTTCGTTTGAATACTTGAGTTGTGTTATCCACATTTTGCAGTGTTGtgacaaatgaaaaatatagtataatcaaaaagtagaaaaatataataaataaattcagcAATCACAGTACAATACATCCAGATTTAAGTAGCTTGACTTAAATAATAGTCTACATCCACTGATGGAGAATGTCTTAAAGAAATTCACTAATCAAAAGTGGAGTACAAAAGAGCTGCAACAAATTGCTCAAGCCCAAAGCCCCAATACACTCAAACATCACAATCTCGTTACAGAGAAAACATTCAATTGATTATTCATATTCTTGAGCTCTCTTCTCTCACTtctttcaattttgagatgCATGCTCTTGTAGATGAGAGTTGCACATTTTTGGACATGAGGATAGACAATTCACTACACCATTTATGACCCTTTTCCACGAGTCAAATTGGTTGGATTACATACCACCTTGGTGAGAAAAATTTTTTACTCACCAAATTCTTTCGTGGGAGCCTCGTAGCATATTATTGGTGAGATAAGGTATTTGTTCCCACCAAAATGATATCTCATGGGGAAAAAGTACTATTTTTCACGATGAGATCGCTGTGGAAATCATCTAGATATGGCTGCAAATATGTCATCCTCTGTAGTGGATTTCGTGAAAATAAAGACATTTgccatgaaatgagatgatggAATTCAGTTGTTGACACAAGCACCAATCGTCCGTATAGGTAGAAAAGAAGAGTAATTGCCATGAAATGAGGTGGTGGAATTTAGTTGTTGCCATGACCAGCTTTCGtcttaagaatattttttacataagtACCAATCTTCCGTATAGGTGAAAAAGAAGACTATTTGCCACGAAATGAGGTGGAGTGCTGGTAATCCCATGAATCACTTTCATTGAAAAAAGTATAATTCCCATTAACACATATTCGTCAGTAACCAGCAGTTTTGCTAGGAGTTCATGCTGTGGGAAATACTTTTTTGACATTGTGGAAGGTACCTATTTCCACCACCTCAACTCTTCTTAAAAGGTATTTTCTCACTAATACATCCTGTAGACAAAGTTATGAGACACAACTCTTTCTTCACGAATTGTTCTAATTAGAAATACCcaaatttcattcatttcaattaaaaagCAACAAACTAAACAAGATATCATAAATAGTTACTAGAATGACACTCATGTACAGAAAGACACTCTTACACAAAAAAGAACAACTTCAACCAAAAATACAATTCACCCATAAATAGTTACAAGAAGGATACTCATGTACGCATGGCAAACTTTAAATGAAGTAAAACAAATCAAAGTCTTGCACCTAGGAGCCGTCATAGGTTTCTCTTTTGGTTGCAAAGCATTCTTGCCTTCAATCATGCATACAAAGAAAAAATGGCTTCCTCATAATATAGGAAGTCAAGACACCTTTTCTACAAAAAAGGCAAGCGTAGAACTCTTGACAATATAGAAAGTCAAGCCACTTTGCCTACACGCAGCAACATGCCAGAAAATCACCTACATTATATACAGTGATAAGGTATATTTACAG encodes:
- the LOC121254027 gene encoding protein XRI1-like; amino-acid sequence: MGELHSLAYTHAGSLHSSSLGWDFHNLGVLNQDTMCLESDFSSGYLEDALVEFRDRTKRRRMLSYTDDDRTDDGFKDLEQSQYWNSNSSWGMSENIYSLSQINDVDGFSDEPIIMSRISEDASLITDVQTPEDQAPEATDSSSSSYKRQPSTKSSDKETLFSTDPAGDSVKGAKKVITRVVYPFALVKPGGVEGDITLNDINERILMPPTRPVRHPVGDFACRPCVSPDGPGLSGKAVVALTRIHTQGRGTITIIRTKG